The following coding sequences lie in one Candidatus Stygibacter australis genomic window:
- the hutI gene encoding imidazolonepropionase: MKKVDLIISNCKELLTLKGANRARTGSEMNDLGIIYDAAIAVSDGNIIEYGKEAEILAKYDFNEHIDADNGIVMPGFVDPHTHPVFYATRENEFEMRITGRTYVEISQSGGGIRSSINSVRQAGEEELYQLARQRIKKLITCGTTTLEAKSGYGLSTESELKMLRVIKRLNNSLPLDIVPTFMGAHEFPVEFKDDHEGYIKLLIEEMLPYVAKAELAEYFDIFTEEHVYNIEQSRRLMQAAKANGFKLKMHADEIKPIGGAELAAEMKAISADHLGACSDAGIKAMADQGVIATLLPGTIFSLGMKSYARARDMIDAGVAVALATDYNPGSCNCDSMQFIITLACLQMKMTVAEAITAATINAAAALERADKIGSLEIGKQADIIILDMPSYKFLPYHFGSNNVSKVIKKGKIIWSDISNKIIFH; the protein is encoded by the coding sequence ATGAAAAAAGTAGATCTAATTATCAGTAACTGCAAAGAATTACTCACCCTTAAGGGTGCCAATCGCGCCCGGACTGGCAGTGAAATGAATGATCTGGGGATAATATACGATGCTGCTATTGCTGTCAGCGATGGGAATATTATTGAATACGGTAAAGAAGCAGAAATTTTAGCTAAATATGATTTTAATGAGCATATTGATGCTGATAATGGCATTGTGATGCCGGGATTCGTGGACCCCCATACTCATCCGGTTTTTTATGCCACTCGCGAAAATGAATTTGAAATGAGAATTACCGGCAGGACTTATGTGGAAATTTCCCAATCCGGCGGTGGTATCCGCTCGAGTATAAATTCCGTGCGTCAGGCAGGTGAAGAAGAATTATATCAGCTTGCGCGCCAGCGGATCAAAAAACTGATCACTTGTGGCACTACAACTCTCGAAGCCAAAAGTGGTTATGGACTTTCTACAGAAAGCGAACTTAAGATGCTGCGAGTTATCAAGCGACTAAATAACAGTCTTCCGCTGGATATTGTTCCCACTTTTATGGGTGCTCACGAGTTTCCGGTGGAATTTAAAGATGACCATGAAGGCTATATCAAGCTTCTGATAGAAGAGATGCTGCCTTATGTAGCAAAAGCAGAACTGGCAGAATACTTTGATATTTTCACCGAAGAGCATGTGTATAATATTGAACAGTCTCGCAGATTGATGCAGGCTGCCAAAGCAAATGGTTTTAAGCTCAAGATGCATGCAGATGAGATCAAGCCCATAGGTGGGGCAGAGCTGGCTGCGGAAATGAAAGCCATTTCTGCTGATCATCTGGGTGCCTGCTCAGATGCTGGTATCAAAGCCATGGCAGATCAGGGTGTGATCGCCACTTTATTGCCCGGCACTATCTTCTCTCTGGGTATGAAAAGCTATGCCCGGGCGCGTGATATGATCGATGCCGGAGTGGCTGTGGCCCTGGCTACTGATTATAATCCCGGCTCCTGCAATTGTGATAGTATGCAGTTCATCATCACGCTTGCCTGCCTGCAAATGAAAATGACAGTTGCTGAAGCAATAACTGCTGCCACGATCAATGCCGCTGCTGCTCTGGAAAGAGCAGATAAAATAGGTTCTCTGGAAATTGGCAAGCAGGCAGATATTATCATCCTCGATATGCCTTCATATAAATTTCTACCCTACCACTTTGGTTCAAATAATGTCTCCAAAGTAATCAAAAAAGGAAAGATCATCTGGTCAGATATATCTAATAAGATTATTTTTCACTAA
- a CDS encoding PEP/pyruvate-binding domain-containing protein, translated as MEFTGDQRKYSRENRTRTFDFLGKGEPGGKAAGLIKIQELLDKQLNQSEDTEITVSIPRMTVILTDIFDQFMKQNDLYPIALSSSDDAFIAHTFQKASLPPSIVGDLRNLITGTKIPLAVRSSSLLEDSTAEPFAGVYATKMLPNNQQDIESRFHKLTEAIKYIYSSLFFSDSRDYFQTIGRKVEEEKMAVIIQDVVGNRYGDNFYPLISGVGRTYNYYPMQNSRREDGVINLALGLGKTIVDGGTAWIYCPHSPQSPPPVNSNKDMLDNSQREFWSIKMGEIKEFNPISEIEFMQKNSIEKAEEDGIISLLCSTYQYENDSFISGIPEKGARLIDFSPILKYNKIPLNETLKKLLHLCHEEYQSDVEIEFALENNINETTGKPEYHLGFLQVRTMLALTGNTSRICADHPQSEILAESNSVLGNGSREDIFDIVYVKPDTFYAVNSRTIASEIAQINRELTKEKRPYLLIGFGRWGSSDPWLGIPVTWSMISGAKAIIEATLPQMKPDLSQGSHFFHNLIAFGIFYLSIQEEKKKSIDWKWLNTQKNITETEHVSHIRCSHNIEVIVDCIANKGVILK; from the coding sequence ATGGAATTCACAGGTGATCAGAGGAAATACTCAAGAGAGAATAGAACCCGAACATTTGATTTTCTGGGCAAAGGTGAACCTGGAGGTAAAGCTGCCGGACTGATAAAAATACAGGAACTTCTTGATAAGCAGCTTAATCAATCTGAAGATACTGAGATCACAGTTTCCATTCCCCGAATGACAGTTATCCTCACTGATATCTTTGATCAATTTATGAAGCAAAATGATCTCTATCCCATAGCCTTGAGTTCATCTGATGATGCCTTTATTGCTCATACCTTTCAAAAAGCCAGTCTGCCGCCATCCATAGTAGGAGACCTGCGGAATTTAATCACCGGGACAAAGATCCCTCTGGCAGTGCGTTCATCCAGTCTCCTGGAAGATTCGACTGCGGAGCCCTTTGCGGGAGTTTATGCCACCAAAATGCTGCCCAATAATCAGCAGGACATCGAAAGCCGGTTTCATAAGCTCACTGAGGCAATAAAATATATTTATTCCTCTCTATTCTTTTCAGATTCACGTGATTATTTCCAAACAATTGGCAGAAAAGTGGAAGAGGAAAAAATGGCAGTGATCATTCAGGATGTGGTCGGCAACCGCTATGGGGATAATTTCTATCCCCTCATTTCAGGGGTGGGGCGCACCTATAATTATTATCCAATGCAGAACTCCCGACGTGAAGACGGAGTTATCAATCTGGCACTTGGTTTAGGCAAAACAATCGTGGATGGTGGAACAGCATGGATATATTGTCCGCACTCACCACAATCACCACCGCCTGTTAACAGCAATAAGGACATGCTTGATAACAGTCAGCGGGAATTCTGGTCTATCAAGATGGGCGAGATCAAGGAATTTAATCCCATTTCAGAAATAGAATTCATGCAAAAGAACTCGATTGAAAAAGCCGAAGAGGATGGAATAATCTCATTACTTTGCTCCACATATCAGTATGAGAATGACAGCTTTATCTCAGGCATCCCTGAAAAAGGTGCCAGATTAATTGACTTTTCACCGATTTTAAAATATAATAAAATCCCCTTAAACGAAACTTTAAAAAAACTTCTACATCTCTGCCATGAAGAATATCAATCTGATGTCGAAATTGAATTTGCTTTAGAAAATAATATCAATGAAACCACTGGCAAGCCTGAATATCATCTGGGATTCCTGCAGGTGCGAACTATGCTGGCATTAACTGGAAATACAAGCAGAATTTGTGCAGATCATCCTCAATCAGAGATTCTGGCAGAAAGCAATTCCGTATTGGGAAATGGCTCACGGGAAGATATATTTGATATTGTCTATGTGAAACCTGACACATTTTATGCAGTGAACAGCCGGACAATTGCCAGTGAAATTGCTCAAATAAATCGTGAACTTACCAAGGAGAAAAGACCCTATTTATTAATCGGATTTGGCAGATGGGGATCCTCTGATCCCTGGCTGGGCATTCCTGTAACCTGGAGCATGATCTCTGGTGCCAAGGCAATTATAGAAGCTACCCTGCCCCAAATGAAACCTGATCTAAGCCAGGGTTCGCATTTCTTTCATAATCTGATCGCTTTTGGTATCTTTTATCTTTCTATCCAGGAAGAAAAAAAGAAATCTATTGACTGGAAATGGTTAAATACTCAAAAAAATATTACAGAAACAGAGCATGTGAGTCATATTCGCTGCTCACACAATATTGAAGTAATTGTAGATTGCATCGCAAATAAAGGAGTTATCTTAAAATGA
- a CDS encoding PEP/pyruvate-binding domain-containing protein, producing MTDELHIKSILNNLNERKKELNCIYQISEILNKVDQPLATALRKVIELMPYGWQYSDNCTVQIIYDDEVFHSPQFVKSDLWQESDLIIDDKCVGNVKVFYNDASLEFLAEEQQLLDTICKKLSIFLHRILLKKLLFDLEHASDNQKHKPEWKTIIELLRHTDSDNYLRIARKLMNYLFWIGRTESQCHPDSIECSTENIEPEGLLFSNKPIDRQDKETLLEQSKHIFQLAENNLDDVEILLNIQKWLQEDKLNFLTQTLEDMATSLSDIQNALERYFYLNLDKIELSYYTKKNLSVSLILRFFTDQLQFINIAKDFVDINYFRELTRHMIFPANSHGKLGGKSAGIFLAKSITSTMFGNKLHDINICYPNTWYITSNTMHRFLYYNNLEEIIEQKYKEIEQVRSEYANIIQLFKNSYFPPEIIKEFNRAIEDFGDNPIIVRSSSLLEDRVGAVFSGKYKSLFLANQGTRIEKINALADAVAEVYASVFSPDPIEYRRERGLLDFHEEMAIIIQQVVGKKVGDYFLPAFAGVAFSHNEFRWSPRIKQDDGLIRIVPGLGTRAVDRLSDDYPILIAPGQPDLRVNITPDEVCRYSPHKIDVINLKKNTFETIEIKKLLKEYGDEYPMADKILSFYENGDIRNLNKFQMNFASSDPIVTFHGLNHTSKKYVSLIGDILTLLKRKTDAPVDIEFACDGDDFYLLQCRAQSSKISEQVAAIPKDVPQDQILFSANRFIANGYLPEITHIVYVTPQGYSSLTTLEDMKSVARAVGKINKLLPKRKFILMGPGRWGSRGDIKLGVSVTYSDINNTAVLIEIARKKGHFTSDLSFGTHFFQDLVESNILYLPLYPDEENNVFNNRFLNSAENILPDIAPEFAYLSDTIRVIDIPATCDGKVLKILMNADLDEALAHFAPRNSASSVSSNVMMPAETVTENHWLWRQRIAEKIASMIKAELFGVQAMYIFGSVKNANAGPASDIDLLLHFTGDDQQRRELLNWLQGWSLCLSEMNYLRTGYKTDGLLDVHLITDKDIAAESSYAVKINAVTDSAKPLKMED from the coding sequence ATGACCGATGAACTGCATATTAAAAGTATTTTAAATAACCTCAATGAACGGAAAAAAGAGCTGAATTGCATCTACCAGATCAGTGAGATCCTCAATAAAGTTGACCAGCCATTAGCAACCGCGCTGCGAAAAGTGATCGAACTGATGCCATATGGCTGGCAATATAGTGATAACTGTACGGTTCAGATAATATACGATGACGAAGTGTTCCATAGTCCACAATTCGTCAAAAGCGATCTATGGCAGGAAAGTGATCTGATCATTGATGATAAATGCGTAGGTAATGTGAAGGTATTTTATAATGATGCCAGTCTCGAATTTCTGGCTGAAGAACAGCAGCTTTTGGATACAATCTGTAAAAAACTTTCAATTTTCCTACACCGCATCCTATTAAAGAAGTTATTATTCGATCTGGAGCATGCTTCAGATAACCAAAAGCATAAGCCTGAATGGAAAACAATAATTGAACTGCTGCGGCACACAGATTCTGATAATTATCTGCGTATTGCCCGTAAATTAATGAACTATCTATTCTGGATAGGCAGAACAGAATCACAATGCCATCCAGATTCCATAGAATGCAGTACAGAAAATATTGAACCAGAAGGACTGCTGTTCTCAAACAAACCCATAGACCGCCAGGATAAAGAAACGCTTCTTGAACAGAGCAAACACATCTTTCAACTGGCAGAGAATAATCTTGATGATGTTGAAATACTCCTTAACATCCAGAAATGGCTTCAGGAAGATAAATTGAACTTTCTTACGCAGACACTGGAAGATATGGCAACTTCTCTCAGCGACATTCAAAATGCTTTAGAGAGGTATTTCTACCTTAATCTTGATAAAATTGAGCTCTCATACTATACTAAAAAGAATCTAAGTGTTTCTCTTATTCTGCGTTTCTTTACTGATCAACTGCAATTCATCAATATTGCCAAAGATTTTGTTGATATCAATTATTTCCGGGAACTTACCAGACACATGATCTTCCCGGCAAACAGTCATGGCAAGCTGGGCGGTAAGAGCGCCGGGATATTTCTGGCAAAAAGCATAACTTCTACCATGTTTGGGAATAAACTGCATGACATCAATATCTGCTACCCAAACACCTGGTACATTACCTCAAATACTATGCACCGTTTTCTTTATTACAATAATCTTGAAGAGATCATTGAGCAGAAATATAAAGAGATTGAACAGGTACGCTCTGAATATGCCAATATTATTCAGCTTTTCAAAAACTCCTATTTCCCACCGGAGATCATCAAGGAATTTAATCGGGCAATCGAAGATTTTGGGGATAATCCTATTATAGTGCGTTCATCAAGCCTTCTCGAAGACCGTGTAGGAGCAGTATTTTCCGGTAAATATAAAAGCCTGTTCCTCGCTAACCAAGGCACTCGGATCGAAAAGATCAATGCTTTAGCTGATGCCGTTGCTGAGGTTTATGCCTCAGTATTCTCCCCTGATCCCATTGAATATCGCCGCGAACGTGGCTTACTGGATTTTCACGAGGAAATGGCTATCATCATCCAGCAGGTGGTTGGCAAAAAGGTCGGTGATTATTTCCTCCCTGCCTTTGCCGGAGTGGCTTTCAGTCACAATGAATTCCGCTGGTCACCACGTATCAAACAGGATGACGGGCTCATCCGCATAGTTCCGGGATTAGGAACTCGAGCTGTTGACCGGCTCAGTGATGATTATCCCATATTGATAGCACCCGGACAACCAGACCTGCGTGTAAACATAACTCCTGATGAAGTCTGCCGTTATTCACCTCACAAAATTGATGTTATCAATCTTAAAAAGAACACATTCGAAACCATCGAGATCAAAAAGCTGCTGAAAGAGTATGGCGATGAATATCCTATGGCAGATAAAATCCTCTCATTCTACGAAAATGGTGACATCCGCAATCTCAATAAATTCCAGATGAATTTTGCCAGCTCCGATCCCATAGTAACTTTTCATGGTCTTAATCATACTTCTAAAAAATATGTAAGCTTGATTGGTGATATTCTCACTTTATTGAAACGCAAAACTGATGCTCCGGTAGATATTGAGTTTGCCTGTGATGGTGATGATTTCTATCTGCTACAATGCCGGGCACAAAGCTCTAAAATATCTGAACAGGTTGCTGCCATTCCCAAAGATGTCCCCCAGGATCAAATACTCTTTAGTGCAAACCGCTTTATAGCAAATGGCTATCTTCCCGAAATCACCCATATCGTATATGTTACTCCCCAGGGCTACAGCAGTCTCACCACGCTGGAGGATATGAAAAGCGTGGCAAGAGCAGTAGGTAAGATCAATAAACTGCTTCCCAAACGTAAATTTATCCTCATGGGTCCCGGACGCTGGGGCAGCCGCGGTGATATAAAACTGGGTGTAAGCGTCACTTATTCTGATATTAATAACACTGCTGTGCTTATCGAAATCGCTCGCAAAAAAGGTCACTTCACTTCCGACCTGTCCTTTGGTACTCATTTCTTTCAAGACCTGGTGGAATCTAATATTCTCTACCTGCCATTGTATCCTGATGAAGAAAATAATGTCTTTAATAACAGATTCCTGAATTCAGCAGAAAATATTCTGCCTGATATTGCCCCTGAATTTGCCTATCTCTCTGATACTATCCGTGTTATCGATATCCCTGCCACGTGTGATGGCAAAGTATTGAAAATACTTATGAACGCTGACCTTGATGAAGCATTAGCACATTTTGCACCCAGAAACTCAGCCAGCTCCGTTTCTTCAAATGTGATGATGCCAGCGGAAACCGTTACAGAAAATCACTGGCTCTGGCGCCAGCGTATTGCAGAAAAAATCGCCAGTATGATCAAAGCAGAACTTTTTGGCGTACAAGCCATGTATATCTTTGGCTCAGTAAAAAATGCCAATGCCGGACCTGCCAGTGATATTGATCTGCTGCTGCATTTTACCGGTGATGACCAGCAGCGCAGAGAATTACTTAACTGGCTGCAGGGCTGGAGCCTGTGCCTTTCTGAAATGAACTACCTGCGTACCGGATATAAAACTGATGGGCTGCTCGATGTCCACCTTATTACTGATAAAGATATTGCAGCAGAATCCAGTTATGCAGTTAAGATCAATGCTGTCACTGATTCGGCAAAACCCCTGAAAATGGAGGATTAA
- the rph gene encoding ribonuclease PH gives MEKRETRISRNFLKYPAGSVLIETGNTKVICAVAIEETVPPFIKSTEQGWLTAEYSMMPGSSKPRARREVNKGKVSGRTAEIQRLIGRSLRAVVDLKKIPGYTIKIDCDVMQADGGTRTASITGACVALYDAFNFMLKAKMIKEFPIKYLVAAVSVGLVDDEFVLDLDYEKDSQAQVDLNVVMLETGELVEIQGTAEGKTFSREQLNKMLDLAETGIQNLVESQKEALETR, from the coding sequence ATGGAAAAAAGAGAAACCAGGATCAGTCGAAATTTTCTTAAATATCCGGCAGGCTCTGTCCTGATCGAAACAGGAAATACAAAAGTGATCTGTGCCGTTGCCATAGAGGAAACGGTTCCTCCTTTTATAAAATCCACTGAGCAGGGTTGGCTTACTGCGGAATATTCCATGATGCCGGGCAGCTCCAAACCCCGGGCACGTCGTGAAGTAAATAAAGGTAAAGTGAGTGGACGTACAGCAGAGATCCAAAGACTGATCGGCAGGTCACTTCGGGCAGTGGTTGACCTGAAAAAAATACCAGGCTATACAATTAAAATAGATTGTGACGTGATGCAGGCGGATGGAGGTACTCGCACTGCTTCTATCACTGGTGCCTGCGTGGCATTGTATGATGCCTTCAATTTCATGCTCAAAGCAAAAATGATCAAAGAATTCCCGATAAAGTATCTCGTAGCTGCAGTTTCAGTAGGGTTAGTGGATGATGAATTTGTTCTTGACCTTGATTATGAAAAGGATTCACAGGCTCAGGTAGATTTGAATGTGGTGATGCTGGAAACTGGTGAACTGGTGGAAATACAAGGTACTGCCGAAGGAAAAACATTCAGTCGCGAGCAATTGAACAAAATGCTTGACCTTGCTGAAACCGGTATCCAGAATCTGGTGGAAAGTCAGAAAGAAGCTCTGGAAACACGTTGA
- a CDS encoding sigma-54 dependent transcriptional regulator has product MPKSKTAILIVDDSADTREMIRRHLHPHYPIVLTASSVDEAVEIMQSRTFELVITDLKMPGASGLELVHYVRENYHNTGLMMVTGYATIEGAVEAMKQGVGEYLPKPFTGEELLTLVQKEIKKVQTRQSLESETPASDKYGLIGSSEALQEIFRVIEKASRTSATVLITGESGTGKELVTRAIHYQSRRSSAPFVPVNCTAIPHELLESELFGYVKGAFTGADTTRAGFFQTAEGGTIFLDEIGDLSLMMQSKLLRVIQEKEVYLVGSRKPVAVNIRIISATNKNLRSLVGAGLFREDLYYRLNVINIEIPPLRKRGNDILLLINHFLRKHSLDMGINLPVVREDTLALLQQYPWPGNVRELDNLIQRLVVMHTGESIKPADLPDYMRKGSYNPQSNLQRTLAKMESDYIRKVLEQTGNNKSEAARILGIDRKTLRSKLD; this is encoded by the coding sequence ATGCCAAAAAGTAAAACCGCTATCCTGATAGTTGATGATTCTGCTGATACCCGGGAAATGATCAGACGACATCTGCACCCGCACTACCCTATTGTGCTTACAGCTTCCAGCGTGGATGAAGCAGTAGAGATCATGCAGAGCCGCACGTTTGAGCTGGTGATAACTGACCTTAAGATGCCAGGGGCAAGTGGTCTGGAATTAGTGCATTATGTGCGGGAGAATTATCATAATACAGGTTTGATGATGGTCACTGGATATGCAACAATAGAAGGCGCTGTAGAGGCGATGAAGCAGGGTGTTGGGGAATATCTCCCCAAACCTTTTACCGGTGAAGAACTGCTGACCCTGGTGCAGAAAGAAATAAAAAAAGTGCAAACCAGACAAAGCCTGGAAAGCGAGACTCCTGCCAGTGACAAATATGGCTTGATCGGCAGCTCTGAAGCACTTCAGGAAATATTCCGGGTAATAGAAAAAGCATCTCGTACTTCAGCAACCGTTTTGATAACCGGTGAAAGCGGAACAGGCAAAGAACTGGTGACCCGAGCAATACATTATCAAAGCAGGCGGAGTTCTGCTCCCTTTGTACCGGTAAATTGCACTGCTATTCCACATGAGCTTCTGGAAAGCGAACTTTTTGGCTATGTGAAAGGTGCTTTTACGGGTGCAGATACTACGCGAGCCGGCTTTTTCCAAACCGCAGAAGGTGGCACAATATTTCTGGATGAGATAGGTGATTTGAGCCTGATGATGCAGTCTAAATTATTACGGGTTATCCAGGAAAAAGAAGTTTATCTGGTAGGTTCACGCAAACCGGTAGCAGTTAATATCAGAATAATCTCAGCTACGAATAAAAATTTGCGCAGCCTTGTAGGAGCTGGTTTATTCAGGGAAGACCTTTATTACCGACTGAATGTGATCAATATCGAGATCCCTCCTTTGCGGAAACGAGGAAATGACATCCTGCTGCTGATCAACCATTTTCTGCGAAAACACTCCCTTGATATGGGTATTAATTTGCCAGTTGTGCGGGAAGATACCCTGGCACTACTCCAGCAATACCCCTGGCCCGGAAATGTGCGCGAACTTGATAACCTCATTCAGAGACTGGTGGTGATGCATACTGGCGAGAGTATCAAACCTGCTGATCTGCCGGATTATATGAGAAAAGGAAGCTATAACCCGCAAAGTAATCTGCAGCGTACTCTGGCGAAGATGGAAAGCGATTATATAAGAAAAGTACTGGAGCAGACCGGGAACAATAAATCAGAGGCAGCACGAATACTGGGAATTGACCGAAAGACGCTGCGCAGCAAACTGGATTAG
- the dprA gene encoding DNA-processing protein DprA: MLNKIRAWIKLTSINGISSVRAIKIVKALGDPQIWIDDSDSPLAEFTFVSENMLVSLQQMSDPPDWNKIAGLIQQHELKFVTFFDEEYPFILKTIPDPPAWLFYLGNLQESDFTKSLAVVGTRKPSSYAITQCKKITGELVRQQMVIVSGMAYGIDAVAHRAALDNGSRTIAVMGTGAEQIYPPRHRELAEEIRQNGALISEYLPGSVANVWNFPNRNRIISGLSQATWVVEGGIKSGSLITARYAQNHNRPVFALPADINRETSAGSNHLIREGAFPVLQSSDILEVMGISKTNLSDNNIKMDSLNDLEKKIYQILVSQSEEVQFDQLLVLSKLKISELSTIILSLELKGFIGKAPGNNIFAIK, encoded by the coding sequence ATGCTGAACAAAATACGCGCCTGGATCAAGCTAACATCTATAAATGGTATCAGCTCTGTACGGGCGATCAAGATAGTGAAAGCACTTGGTGATCCACAAATATGGATAGATGACAGTGATTCTCCGCTGGCAGAATTTACTTTCGTGTCAGAAAATATGCTGGTATCACTTCAGCAAATGTCTGATCCACCTGACTGGAATAAAATTGCCGGTCTTATTCAGCAGCATGAACTCAAATTCGTCACATTTTTTGATGAGGAATATCCTTTTATCTTGAAAACTATCCCTGATCCACCTGCCTGGCTTTTCTATCTTGGCAATCTTCAGGAAAGCGATTTCACCAAAAGCCTGGCTGTAGTTGGCACCCGCAAGCCATCAAGTTATGCTATCACCCAGTGCAAAAAGATCACTGGGGAACTTGTCCGGCAGCAAATGGTGATTGTAAGTGGAATGGCTTACGGTATTGATGCCGTTGCTCATAGAGCAGCTCTTGATAATGGCAGCAGAACGATTGCCGTGATGGGTACCGGAGCAGAACAGATATATCCCCCTCGGCATCGAGAGCTGGCAGAAGAGATCAGGCAAAATGGTGCTTTGATCTCAGAATATCTGCCTGGCTCAGTGGCGAATGTCTGGAATTTCCCCAACCGCAACAGGATCATCAGTGGTCTCAGCCAGGCTACCTGGGTAGTCGAAGGTGGGATCAAAAGCGGTTCTCTGATCACTGCCAGATATGCTCAAAATCACAATCGTCCGGTCTTTGCTTTACCTGCTGATATAAACCGTGAAACTTCTGCAGGGTCAAATCATCTGATCCGAGAAGGTGCCTTTCCCGTTCTGCAAAGCAGCGATATTCTGGAAGTGATGGGCATCAGCAAAACAAATCTCTCAGACAATAATATCAAAATGGACAGCCTGAATGACCTGGAAAAGAAAATATATCAAATTCTGGTCAGTCAATCTGAAGAGGTGCAATTTGATCAATTACTGGTTCTTAGCAAACTTAAGATCAGCGAGTTATCAACTATTATTCTCAGTCTTGAGCTGAAGGGTTTTATCGGAAAAGCACCAGGAAACAATATTTTTGCAATCAAATAA
- a CDS encoding Glu/Leu/Phe/Val dehydrogenase: MDSKAFNPFRMAQEQFDKVADILNLDQGSRELLRNPMREYHFSIPVKMDDGTTKVFKGFRVQHNDARGPAKGGIRFHPHETADTVKALSTWMTWKCSVVDIPLGGSKGGVICDPHNLSAREQEQICRGWVRQIAYNVGPLRDVPAPDVMTNGQHMLWMLDEYETIHGKKFPGFITGKPVGMGGSLGRTEATGYGVVFTLREALRELDINPAETTASVQGFGNVAQYAIELYTQMGGKVICVSCWDQNEQKSFSFKKETGVDLEELRSITDRFGGIDQAKAKEFDYEILDGEAWLSQEVDILIPAAMENQIRKDNVNSINTKVKVIAEGANGPTTPEADEVIHKNGIFVIPDFLANAGGVTCSYFEQVQCNMNYYWEKDEVLSKLDLKMTSAFLDVSRLARTKDLYMRDAAYIIAINRVAQACKDRGWV; encoded by the coding sequence ATGGATTCAAAGGCTTTTAATCCATTTAGAATGGCACAGGAACAGTTTGATAAGGTTGCAGATATACTGAACCTTGATCAGGGCTCACGGGAACTGCTCCGCAATCCGATGCGTGAGTATCATTTTAGTATTCCGGTTAAAATGGACGACGGAACAACTAAAGTATTTAAGGGATTTCGCGTACAGCATAATGATGCACGCGGACCAGCTAAAGGCGGGATCAGGTTCCATCCTCACGAGACAGCAGACACAGTGAAGGCTTTATCAACCTGGATGACCTGGAAATGCAGTGTAGTAGATATTCCTCTGGGAGGCAGTAAGGGTGGAGTGATCTGTGATCCTCATAATTTGAGTGCACGTGAACAGGAACAGATCTGCCGTGGCTGGGTACGCCAGATTGCCTATAATGTGGGACCACTGCGAGATGTTCCGGCTCCAGATGTAATGACCAATGGTCAGCACATGCTTTGGATGCTTGATGAATATGAAACGATCCATGGCAAAAAATTCCCTGGATTCATCACAGGTAAACCAGTAGGGATGGGTGGCTCATTAGGTAGAACTGAAGCTACTGGTTATGGAGTAGTATTCACATTAAGAGAAGCTCTGCGTGAGCTGGATATCAATCCTGCTGAAACTACAGCCAGTGTTCAAGGCTTTGGCAATGTAGCTCAATATGCAATTGAACTTTATACTCAGATGGGTGGAAAAGTGATTTGCGTATCCTGCTGGGATCAGAACGAACAGAAATCATTCTCCTTCAAAAAAGAAACTGGAGTCGATCTGGAAGAATTAAGAAGTATAACAGATAGATTTGGTGGAATTGATCAAGCCAAAGCAAAAGAATTTGACTATGAAATACTCGATGGTGAAGCCTGGCTTTCTCAGGAAGTGGACATCCTAATACCTGCTGCCATGGAAAACCAGATCCGTAAAGATAATGTAAATAGCATTAATACAAAAGTGAAAGTGATTGCCGAAGGTGCAAATGGACCTACAACCCCAGAAGCAGATGAAGTAATTCACAAAAACGGCATCTTCGTTATTCCAGATTTTCTGGCTAATGCCGGTGGCGTTACCTGCAGTTATTTTGAACAGGTGCAGTGCAATATGAATTATTACTGGGAAAAAGATGAGGTGCTCAGCAAGCTTGATCTTAAGATGACCTCCGCCTTTTTGGATGTTTCCAGACTTGCCAGAACAAAGGACTTATACATGCGAGATGCAGCATATATCATAGCGATCAATAGAGTTGCTCAAGCATGTAAAGATAGAGGTTGGGTTTAG